The DNA window ATAATCCTTATTCGTATAATAGCTGGAATCAGGTCATTGCCGCGAATTTAGAATTCAATACGATGTCTCAGTTTGATACTCAAATTGAAGTGGAATGCTTTAATACCAGTAAAACAAATATGACTCTTTTAAGCTCGGGGATTCAAGGGCGATATTTGTTGTTTGATGATATTCAAGGTGATCCCGTCAGCTTAGCTGTTGGACTCAATTTCCGCTACGTCCCCGATCATGCTCTGACGGATCCTTTTTGCCCCTATCACAATATTGTAAATTTTGAAGCTGTGGGATCTGTCGGTAAGGAGTTCGATCATCTTCAATATTGGGTCTATCGACTCTATGCATTAGCTGCACTTGGACAAGCGAATCAAGGTGCTCCGTGGATTAAAGGATCCGCTTCAGTTGAACTTAATGGGCGTTATAATCGCAATCAATGCGCTATCTTAGTTGATAGTTATTTTGGTTTTGGGAGCCGTCGAGAAGTCAATATTAATCAGTTTCATGGATATGGATCTATTTGGCATCAATCCGTTGATGTTTCGGCGATTTATCGGCGCAATTTTCAAGTATGGGGAACACTTTCTTTCGAGCTCGGCTATCGAGTTTATGCAGAAAATTATCCAAGAAATCAAATTGGATTTTTGATTAAGTATAATCTACCCTTCAGCTTTTTCTAGCCGAAGTGCCACGGCAACAGCATAAGTGTGACAATGGCTGATCGATAATTCAATCTTTAAATCGGGATGGTTTTGTAAAAGGGACGACGAGAAATGGACCGAAGGCTTCCCTTTCTCATCATTGACGATCTCAATGTCGTGCCAGTGGAGTTCAGCTCCAAATCCCGTTCCAAGCGCTTTAGAAATGGCCTCTTTGGCAGCGAATCGACCCGCATAGCGAATAGCCGGATCTCGGTGCCTCTCACAATATTCTTTTTCTTTGGG is part of the Simkaniaceae bacterium genome and encodes:
- the acpS gene encoding holo-ACP synthase; this encodes MKNSNLGPIGLGTDIIEISRIRDSIEEFEDKFLDRLFTPKEKEYCERHRDPAIRYAGRFAAKEAISKALGTGFGAELHWHDIEIVNDEKGKPSVHFSSSLLQNHPDLKIELSISHCHTYAVAVALRLEKAEG